In a single window of the Planctomycetota bacterium genome:
- a CDS encoding PQQ-binding-like beta-propeller repeat protein, whose protein sequence is MRGAALAVLALAGIARAQDWPAWRGPKGDGTSAETGFPLRWSATEGVLWKVPVPGWGHSSPVLAGDRLFLTTYVESTDERKLLCLDARNGRLLWERTVLVAPKERKHRLNSYASSTPATDGRYIFTAFLDRTDFAVFCYDLEGNLVWKRVPGSFYSPHGFCSSPALYKDLVIFNGDQDADAWIVALERATGRERWRADRPNKTRSYVPPVVIEAAGRAQLVLSGSKCVASYDPDTGRLLWIVDGPTEQYVASLVYADGVLFVTGGYPDRYLTGIRPDGEGNVTRTHVLWQHEREGVSYVPSPVAWESRFFVVSDDGLASALEAKTGRRLWKERLGPHHSASPVAAGGYLYFTDDRGTTHVLKAGPTFERVARNELGEECYASPALSRGRIYLRTARHLWCLGER, encoded by the coding sequence ATGCGGGGCGCGGCGCTCGCCGTCCTGGCGCTGGCGGGGATCGCCCGGGCGCAGGACTGGCCGGCTTGGCGCGGACCCAAGGGGGACGGGACCTCCGCCGAAACCGGCTTTCCTCTTCGCTGGAGCGCGACCGAGGGGGTTCTCTGGAAGGTCCCGGTGCCGGGCTGGGGCCATTCCTCGCCCGTGCTGGCCGGGGACCGCCTGTTTCTGACGACGTACGTCGAGAGCACCGACGAGCGCAAGCTGCTTTGCCTGGATGCGCGGAACGGACGTCTCCTCTGGGAGCGGACGGTCCTCGTGGCCCCCAAGGAGCGCAAGCATCGCCTCAACAGTTACGCCAGTTCCACGCCCGCGACCGACGGCCGGTACATCTTCACGGCGTTCCTGGACCGGACGGATTTCGCGGTCTTCTGTTACGACCTGGAGGGGAACCTCGTCTGGAAGCGCGTCCCCGGGAGCTTCTATTCCCCCCACGGCTTCTGCTCGTCGCCGGCGCTCTACAAGGATCTCGTGATCTTCAACGGGGACCAGGACGCGGACGCCTGGATCGTGGCGCTCGAGAGAGCCACGGGGCGGGAGCGCTGGCGCGCGGACCGGCCCAACAAGACGCGTTCGTACGTGCCTCCGGTCGTGATCGAAGCGGCCGGGCGCGCGCAGCTCGTGCTGAGCGGGAGCAAGTGCGTGGCCTCCTACGATCCGGACACCGGCCGGCTGCTGTGGATTGTGGACGGTCCCACGGAACAGTACGTGGCCAGCCTCGTGTACGCGGACGGCGTTCTCTTCGTCACGGGGGGCTACCCGGACCGGTATCTCACGGGGATCCGGCCGGACGGGGAGGGGAACGTCACGCGGACCCATGTGTTGTGGCAGCACGAACGGGAGGGGGTGTCGTACGTCCCTTCGCCGGTGGCCTGGGAGTCCCGATTTTTCGTGGTTTCGGACGACGGTCTGGCCAGCGCGCTGGAGGCGAAGACGGGGCGGCGGCTTTGGAAGGAGCGCCTGGGGCCGCACCACAGCGCTTCGCCCGTGGCGGCGGGCGGGTATCTGTATTTCACGGACGATCGGGGGACGACGCACGTGCTCAAGGCCGGTCCGACCTTCGAGCGCGTGGCCCGCAACGAGCTGGGGGAGGAATGTTACGCCTCTCCGGCCCTTTCGCGGGGCCGGATTTATCTGCGAACCGCCCGGCATCTCTGGTGCCTTGGAGAGCGGTAG
- a CDS encoding cell division protein FtsA: MGIRYGKGLDVGTVNLVAAEENEKGEVELRPKRNVFIDVPIDAYTKNMLTRLNVPYVVQGKKMYVLGEPAFELANVLNRNTRRPMKDGLISPKEQDALPVMKLLIGSILGQPRVPNEVCYYSVPGDPIDSDLSVAYHRDLFDAVLKSLGYKPSHIIEGHAVVFAELAEEDFTGIGISCGGGMFNICVAYKSMPALYFSTARSGDWVDLNVANALGIKPAKAALLKEKGVDLLKPRNREEDAISIYYRNLIKYNLTNIAERFRAAENMPSFPDPISIVFSGGTAMAGNFIELVKAVFKELDFPIPVKDIRMARDPFNATAKGALVAAQLEMASQAA, translated from the coding sequence GTGGGTATCCGGTACGGCAAGGGGTTGGACGTCGGGACCGTAAACTTGGTGGCCGCGGAAGAGAACGAGAAGGGCGAGGTCGAGCTGCGCCCGAAGCGCAACGTTTTCATCGACGTGCCCATCGACGCGTATACCAAGAACATGCTCACGCGGCTGAACGTGCCGTATGTCGTTCAGGGCAAGAAGATGTACGTCCTGGGCGAACCGGCGTTCGAGCTGGCGAACGTCCTCAACCGCAACACGCGCCGGCCCATGAAGGACGGCCTCATCTCCCCCAAGGAGCAGGACGCCCTGCCGGTCATGAAGCTTCTCATCGGCTCGATCCTCGGCCAGCCCCGCGTTCCGAACGAGGTCTGCTATTACTCCGTGCCGGGCGACCCGATCGATTCGGATCTTTCGGTGGCCTACCACCGCGACCTTTTCGACGCGGTGCTCAAGTCGCTGGGATACAAGCCCAGCCACATCATCGAGGGTCACGCCGTCGTCTTCGCGGAGCTGGCGGAGGAGGACTTCACCGGGATCGGCATCTCCTGCGGCGGCGGCATGTTCAACATCTGCGTGGCGTATAAATCCATGCCGGCGCTTTACTTCTCGACGGCCCGTTCGGGCGACTGGGTGGACCTGAACGTGGCCAACGCGCTCGGAATCAAGCCGGCCAAAGCGGCTCTTCTCAAGGAAAAGGGCGTCGATCTCCTCAAGCCCAGGAACCGCGAGGAGGACGCGATCTCGATCTACTACCGGAACCTCATCAAGTACAACCTGACCAACATCGCCGAGCGGTTCCGGGCCGCCGAGAACATGCCGAGCTTCCCGGATCCGATTTCGATCGTCTTCTCGGGCGGAACGGCCATGGCGGGGAACTTCATCGAGCTCGTCAAGGCCGTCTTCAAGGAGCTCGACTTCCCGATCCCCGTCAAGGACATCCGGATGGCGAGGGACCCGTTCAACGCCACGGCCAAGGGCGCGCTCGTGGCCGCCCAGCTGGAAATGGCCAGCCAGGCCGCCTGA